One genomic region from Dermacentor variabilis isolate Ectoservices chromosome 6, ASM5094787v1, whole genome shotgun sequence encodes:
- the LOC142585308 gene encoding uncharacterized protein LOC142585308 isoform X2, with protein sequence MIFGIILGIVLFVVISITLIGLYVAFKRFCSDTKDYGMINANSTIKHGRLYPVLNYKDCDDDGPGGSGSTTQCLDNHDLDVPDIKVPGSPDADHHEDLSGMPLTAEKEPDYATPVSLTKPYGPPTAPMQDHHSSEAAAAATSSTWKPPEEHGAVSHVNEGFHGGPSEPSSGGGAGFGAHAAVRDSDEDGEE encoded by the coding sequence ATGATCTTCGGCATCATCTTGGGCATCGTGCTGTTCGTCGTCATCAGCATCACGCTAATCGGCCTGTACGTGGCGTTCAAGCGCTTCTGCTCGGACACCAAGGACTACGGCATGATCAACGCCAACTCGACCATCAAGCACGGTCGCCTGTACCCGGTGCTCAACTACAAGGACTGCGACGACGACGGGCCCGGGGGTTCGGGCTCGACCACGCAGTGCCTGGACAACCACGACCTGGACGTGCCCGACATCAAGGTGCCCGGAAGTCCCGACGCCGACCACCACGAAGACCTGAGCGGCATGCCGCTGACGGCAGAGAAGGAGCCGGACTACGCGACGCCCGTGAGCCTCACCAAACCGTACGGCCCCCCTACGGCGCCGATGCAGGACCACCACTCTTccgaggccgccgccgccgccacgtcTTCGACCTGGAAGCCGCCTGAGGAACACGGCGCCGTAAGCCACGTCAACGAGGGCTTTCACGGAGGTCCATCCGAGCCTTCGAGTGGTGGTGGCGCTGGGTTCGGAGCCCATGCTGCGGTTCGCGACTCGGACGAAGACGGGGAGGAGTGA
- the LOC142585308 gene encoding uncharacterized protein LOC142585308 isoform X1 → MAAANLTSDPPTVPPERTEASAATLPSSATPAILANSTNYNASATATEGTPSPDEGGNEGGFLGDAGPGMAIFVGALAVISVGVIIVLCVSVCITASKRAKRRAHFQNKIRNQQCPPCPQCNEPCKQDPGVYHVHMCDVHGPVPPPGQPPPPGQPHPPPPPIPAPPMPSVREEDEDEDVGNPFFVRSRDRPERSAGADSGVSSQITKTPDPFTVHDVNHDDRDGVLVSRPKLLQMPVGLFKEHASRVDTRPLWRGDSVDDGVVLPGAGDLTAEDDNVDAGIVADTSVQTTARGRVNSAFLKDIP, encoded by the coding sequence ATGGCAGCAGCTAACCTGACGAGTGACCCACCGACGGTTCCGCCAGAGCGGACGGAAGCCAGCGCGGCGACCCTGCCGAGCTCAGCGACGCCTGCCATCCTCGCCAACAGCACCAACTACAACGCGTCGGCGACAGCCACCGAAGGGACGCCGAGTCCCGATGAAGGCGGTAACGAAGGAGGCTTCCTGGGCGACGCCGGTCCGGGGATGGCCATCTTCGTCGGAGCCCTCGCCGTCATCTCCGTAGGGGTCATCATCGTCCTCTGCGTGTCCGTCTGCATAACGGCGTCCAAGCGGGCCAAGCGCCGGGCGCACTTCCAGAACAAGATCCGGAACCAGCAGTGTCCGCCCTGTCCCCAGTGCAACGAGCCGTGCAAGCAGGACCCGGGCGTCTACCACGTCCACATGTGCGACGTCCACGGCCCCGTGCCGCCTCCGGGGCAGCCACCTCCTCCGGGACAGCCCCATCCGCCTCCTCCTCCGATCCCGGCACCTCCGATGCCCAGCGTGCGGGAGGAAGACGAAGACGAGGACGTGGGCAACCCGTTCTTTGTGCGCAGTCGGGACCGCCCGGAGAGGTCGGCCGGAGCCGACAGCGGCGTCTCGTCGCAGATCACCAAGACGCCGGACCCGTTCACGGTGCACGACGTGAACCACGATGACCGAGACGGCGTGCTCGTGTCGAGGCCGAAGCTGCTGCAGATGCCAGTGGGACTCTTCAAGGAGCACGCGTCCCGAGTGGACACGAGaccgctctggcggggtgacagtGTGGACGACGGTGTCGTGCTTCCCGGTGCGGGCGACCTCACGGCGGAGGACGATAACGTCGACGCCGGCATTGTGGCGGACACGTCGGTTCAGACTACGGCTAGGGGACGTGTGAACAGTGCCTTCCTGAAGGACATCCCATAA